From Amphiprion ocellaris isolate individual 3 ecotype Okinawa chromosome 10, ASM2253959v1, whole genome shotgun sequence, one genomic window encodes:
- the LOC111586912 gene encoding zinc finger protein 596-like isoform X2, whose amino-acid sequence MRSVQNLRELINQRLTAAAEEIFTEFEKTIVQYEEEIDRQRRLLDNIWKPQITQHTADLPQHNVHQKVEIITDHQLRTQEMKSNLDKEDPEHPRIKEEQEELCINVDQENPNPPQMKEVQEKLCTRQKGEQQETYTFMLLQCKSKCEELSEEIFRVFEKAFIQHEEEIDHQRRLLDVIWKSEIQLHTTDLPQPCVCTDEEVLTEQLFNLKRNTSLDQEDPELPQMEEEQEKLCNSLDQEDPQHPQIKEEQDEFCTSLEGEQFIVKQETDTFMVTSTYEESDHSDIEPNSDQLFFHIFPAAESPDQAGNKDLEPGLSRNVELERKKRHKRNGNYNNNIDVSSMSESHCDIDTEKETLICEVCGKAFKDKSNLKRHYRIHAGVKPFACKTCGKSFSQSNHLKVHVRIHTGEKPYLCNSCGNRFSDHTALKRHTAIHTGELYACEICGKSFSDKGPLKVHMRIHTGEKKYLCNTCGKRFGDLSTLKRHNAIHTGVKPYLCNTCGKCFSDVSTFNRHTASHTGEKPYLCNTCGRRFHTLSHLMRHMAIHTGEKPHSCNICGKCFSQSGNLKVHIRIHTGEMSSS is encoded by the exons ATGCGTTCAGTCCAGAATCTGAGAGAGTTGATCAACCAGcgactaactgctgctgctgaagaaatattcacagagtttgagaaaaccatcgtccagtacgaggaggagatcgatcgtcagcgcagactgctggataacatctggaaaccacagataacacaacacacagcag ACCTCCCACAGCACAATGTTCATCAGAAAGTGGAGATTATCACTGATCATCAGCTGCGTACCCAGGAGATGAAGTCCAATCTGGACAAGGAAGATCCAGAGCATCCACGgattaaagaggaacaggaggaactgtGCATCAATGTAGACCAGGAGAACCCAAACCCTCCACAGATGAAGGAGGTACAGGAGAAACTCTGCACCCGTCAGAAGGGGGAGCAGCAGGAGACGTATACCTTTATGCTACTTCAGTGCAAGTCCAAATGTGAAGAATTATCCGAAGAAATATTCAGAGTCTTTGAGAAAGCATTCATCCAGCATGAGGAAGAGATCGATCATCAGCGCAGACTGCTGGATGTCATCTGGAAATCTGAAATACAGTTACATACAACAG ACCTCCCACAGCCATGTGTCTGTACAGATGAGGAGGTTCTCACTGAGCAGCTCTTTAACTTGAAAAGGAACACCAGTCTGGACCAGGAAGACCCAGAACTTCCACAGAtggaagaggagcaggagaagctctgcaataGTTTGGACCAGGAGGACCCACAGCACCCACAaattaaagaggaacaggatGAATTCTGCACCAGTCTGGAGGGAGAACAGTTTATAGTGAAGCAGGAGACTGATACCTTCATGGTGACTTCTACTTATGAGGAAAGTGACCACAGCGACATCGAACCAAACAGTGACcagcttttctttcacatttttcctgCAGCTGAGAGCCCAGATCAGGCAGGAAACAAGGATTTAGAGCCAGGATTATCTAGAAATGTGGAGCTGGAACGAAAGAAGAGACATAAGAGAAACGGCAATTACAACAACAATATTGACGTCTCATCCATGTCAGAGAGTCACTGTGATATtgacacagagaaagagactTTAATATGTGAAGTCTGCGGAAAAGCCTTTAAAGATAAGTCCAATTTAAAGAGACATTACAGAATCCATGCAGGTGTGAAACCATTTGCTTGCAAAACATGcgggaaaagtttcagtcaaAGTAATCATTTGAAAGTCCACGTGAGAATCCACACAGGTGAAAAGCCATACCTCTGTAACAGCTGCGGAAATAGATTTAGTGACCATACAGCATTAAAAAGGCATACAGCAATCCACACAGGCGAGCTGTATGCTTGTGAAATATGCGGTAAAAGTTTCAGTGACAAAGGTCCTCTGAAAGTCCACATGAGGATTCACACGGGTGAGAAGAAGTACCTctgtaacacctgtgggaaaAGGTTTGGTGACCTTTCAACGCTGAAACGACATAATGCAATTCACACAGGTGTAAAGCCGTACctttgtaacacctgtggaaaatgttttagTGACGTTTCAACATTTAACAGGCATACAGCAAGTCACACAGGGGAGAAGCCATACCTTTGTAATACATGTGGGAGAAGATTTCATACGTTGTCACACCTGATGCGTCATATGGCaatccacacaggtgagaagccgcaTTCTTGCAACATCTGTGGGAAATGTTTTAGTCAAAGTGGTAATTTGAAAGTCCACATTAGAATCCACACAGGTGAGATGTCATCATCCTGA